TGAACCTCGGCATGCGGCGCATGATCTCCGTGGGCCTGAGTTACGCATGGAGACAACTGCGCCCGATCCGGCCTGAAACAAGCCTGGAGGATTTTTTCATCAACCGGTTCGGTAGATCCCTGTATGAGACATTCTTTGAGCACTACACGGAGAAGGTGTGGGGCATCCCCTGCGACCGGATCAAGCCCGAATGGGGGGCCCAGCGGGTCAAAGAGCTTTCCATCCGCAGGGCCGTCTGGCATGCGCTCAAGAAAACGGTCTCGCCGGATCGCTCCATAGCCCAGAAGGACACTGACACCTCCCTCATCGAGCAGTTCTACTACCCTAAATACGGTCCTGGCCAGCTCTGGAGCGCTGTGGCGGATCGCGTGCGCCGCAATGGGGGAGAGATTCGGATGAACTGCCGGGTGGCGGGTCTTGAATTCGACGGGAAACGCCTCTATTCTGCCGAGGTCCAGGAAGCTGACGGTTCCCGGCAAAAAGTGTCGGCCGACTGGTTCTTTTCCTCGATGCCGGTCAAGGACCTGATGGCCGCCTTCGGGCAACGGGCGCCGGAGCCGGCCGCCGGGATCGCTGCGGATCTCAGCTACCGGGATTTTATCACGGTGGGTCTATTACTGAGAAGACTGAAGGTAACCAACCGAACCTCCTATCCGACGATCAACAATATTGTCCCTGACAACTGGATTTACGTTCAGGAGCGAGATGTCAGGCTGGGTCGGATTCAGATCTTCAACAACTGGAGCCCCTATATGGTCAGGGACCGTGACACCGTGTGGGTTGGCCTCGAGTATTTTGCCAACGAAGGCGACGCCTTATGGAGTCTGAGCGACCGGGACCTGATTACCCTGGCCGGGCGGGAGCTGGCCGTCATCGGTCTGGCCGACAAGGCCGATATGCTGGACGGAACCGTTATTCGTATGCCCAAGGCGTATCCGGGCTATTTCGGAAGCTACGACCGTTTCCAGACAGTGCGCGATTTTCTAGACAACATCGA
This sequence is a window from Deltaproteobacteria bacterium. Protein-coding genes within it:
- a CDS encoding NAD(P)/FAD-dependent oxidoreductase, which gives rise to MDRPTALIIGAGPAGLTAAAELLARTDIHPIVVEMSGDIGGISKTVNFKGNRIDLGGHRFFSKSDRVMAWWREVFAVQGAPSWDDRVLGRRMPLSRLPQAPDPDRTDEVLLIRRRFSRIYHLGKFFAYPVSLSLDTIMNLGMRRMISVGLSYAWRQLRPIRPETSLEDFFINRFGRSLYETFFEHYTEKVWGIPCDRIKPEWGAQRVKELSIRRAVWHALKKTVSPDRSIAQKDTDTSLIEQFYYPKYGPGQLWSAVADRVRRNGGEIRMNCRVAGLEFDGKRLYSAEVQEADGSRQKVSADWFFSSMPVKDLMAAFGQRAPEPAAGIAADLSYRDFITVGLLLRRLKVTNRTSYPTINNIVPDNWIYVQERDVRLGRIQIFNNWSPYMVRDRDTVWVGLEYFANEGDALWSLSDRDLITLAGRELAVIGLADKADMLDGTVIRMPKAYPGYFGSYDRFQTVRDFLDNIDNLWLIGRNGMHRYNNMDHSMLTAMTAVDNIINGVTSKENLWQVNAETDYHEEKRREIHSSDGTIE